In the genome of Deinococcus cellulosilyticus NBRC 106333 = KACC 11606, one region contains:
- a CDS encoding glycoside hydrolase family 64 protein, whose product IMKTSHVTLLFATLTLALAACGQHTPQAGSNPSAGTIIPNADYTQGVSVSGSTATIWFKSSVNTSWVDVHYRVNGGTQQNFRMTYNSASARYERTLTVASGNVITYNFTYNNGTPAYDTPQFSYTVGGTTNPPPTGTSGSIFSVAASSIPVPTGSGVMTFKVLNGTNGAYADSNIYWGVLGINPANGRWSYLDRNGVLQPISTALNDASNRLVKNGVNYANIYTRISEANWVSLPRITSGRMFLCVGSPCYIKTFDNGFAGPDINNPTDPNRNIYFDFIEFTVDATGYHGNTTRVDGFGFPIQHRLVNRAGNFDRTVGELESETRSGLFTKYQNEVPAEFKHLGTLQAPYRIVAPIFGNFKAGGSQANYFASYVNQYWTTTATKPTTQEIFLCNGNAANAAACAAVNRRIYHNPSAWNTPSQYYLAGPANYYARFWHDHSYNKLAYGFAYDDVNQQAAYLEVGDPKGLIVRVGW is encoded by the coding sequence CATCATGAAAACCTCACATGTCACCCTGCTTTTTGCCACCCTCACCCTCGCTCTGGCCGCATGTGGTCAGCATACCCCACAAGCAGGGAGCAACCCATCTGCGGGCACCATCATTCCCAACGCCGACTACACCCAGGGGGTGAGTGTTTCGGGTTCGACAGCCACCATCTGGTTCAAATCCTCCGTGAACACCAGCTGGGTGGATGTGCACTACAGGGTCAATGGCGGGACCCAGCAGAACTTCCGCATGACCTACAACAGTGCCTCGGCCCGATATGAAAGAACCCTGACTGTGGCCAGTGGCAACGTCATCACCTACAATTTCACCTACAACAATGGCACCCCTGCCTATGACACACCGCAATTTTCCTACACGGTGGGCGGCACAACCAATCCGCCACCCACTGGAACCTCGGGCTCCATCTTTTCTGTGGCAGCTTCTTCCATACCAGTACCCACAGGGAGCGGGGTGATGACGTTTAAAGTGCTCAACGGCACCAACGGAGCCTATGCAGACAGCAACATCTACTGGGGTGTGCTGGGCATCAACCCGGCCAATGGACGCTGGAGTTACCTGGACCGCAATGGCGTTTTGCAGCCCATCAGCACTGCCCTCAATGATGCCTCCAACCGCCTGGTGAAAAACGGCGTGAATTACGCCAACATCTACACCCGCATCAGCGAGGCCAACTGGGTGAGCCTGCCCCGCATCACCTCTGGACGGATGTTCCTGTGCGTCGGCAGCCCCTGCTACATCAAGACCTTCGACAATGGTTTTGCAGGACCGGACATCAACAACCCCACCGACCCCAACCGCAACATCTACTTTGATTTCATTGAATTTACGGTGGATGCCACCGGATACCACGGCAACACCACCCGTGTGGATGGCTTTGGTTTTCCCATCCAGCACCGTCTGGTGAACAGAGCAGGAAATTTTGACCGCACCGTGGGAGAACTGGAGAGTGAAACCCGCTCGGGCCTCTTCACCAAGTACCAGAATGAGGTGCCTGCAGAGTTCAAGCACCTCGGGACCCTGCAAGCCCCCTACCGCATTGTGGCTCCGATCTTTGGCAATTTCAAAGCTGGAGGCAGTCAGGCCAATTATTTCGCCAGTTATGTGAACCAGTACTGGACCACCACAGCGACCAAGCCCACCACCCAGGAGATCTTCCTGTGCAACGGCAATGCTGCCAACGCAGCAGCCTGTGCAGCTGTGAACAGACGGATCTACCACAATCCATCTGCCTGGAACACCCCTTCCCAGTACTATCTGGCTGGTCCAGCGAATTATTACGCCAGATTCTGGCATGACCACAGCTACAACAAACTGGCTTACGGTTTCGCCTATGATGACGTGAACCAGCAGGCCGCTTACCTGGAAGTGGGAGACCCCAAAGGCCTGATTGTGCGTGTGGGCTGGTAA
- the mraZ gene encoding division/cell wall cluster transcriptional repressor MraZ, giving the protein MPFGEYDYAMDDKGRVVIPPAFREFVEDGMIITRGMEGCLYVFPLDVWKRLEEQLEKLPLTDAPSRSFVRFFYSGASKNRLDNQYRLSIPQPLRQFAALETEVVVAGAPNRLELWNPQRWNEVLSEVQTSPPKPELLENFIA; this is encoded by the coding sequence ATGCCCTTCGGAGAGTACGATTACGCCATGGACGACAAAGGTAGAGTGGTGATTCCTCCTGCCTTTCGTGAATTCGTTGAAGATGGAATGATCATCACCCGTGGCATGGAAGGCTGTCTCTACGTTTTTCCGCTTGATGTCTGGAAGCGCCTCGAGGAGCAGCTTGAAAAGCTCCCCCTCACAGACGCCCCCTCCAGATCCTTCGTGCGGTTTTTCTACAGTGGGGCAAGCAAGAACAGACTCGACAACCAGTACAGACTTTCGATCCCGCAGCCCCTGCGCCAGTTTGCCGCTCTGGAAACAGAAGTGGTGGTGGCCGGGGCGCCGAACCGTCTGGAACTGTGGAACCCGCAGCGCTGGAATGAGGTGCTTTCCGAGGTGCAGACCTCGCCACCCAAACCCGAGCTGCTGGAGAACTTCATCGCCTGA
- the rsmH gene encoding 16S rRNA (cytosine(1402)-N(4))-methyltransferase RsmH — protein sequence MDYSHIPVLAKEVVEGLDPRPGKVFIDGTLGGAGHTRLLLEKGAQVYGIDQDPFVTSRTPELPGLTVLKGNYRDMVDLMQDTGVSQVDGILLDIGVSSFQLDDASRGFSYHEEAPLDMRMSQDGLSAFEVINEYDLEDIAAILYEYAEERHSRRIARYIVEARQKKPIETTTELAAIIKRAYPGQHARGIHPARRSFQALRIHVNDELGALKDGLQAAKTLIKPGGRLAVISFHSLEDRIVKQFVKGNNGFKPLTKRPLEATEEELEHNPRSRSAKLRVAERTEEDGQ from the coding sequence ATGGATTACAGTCACATTCCCGTCCTGGCAAAAGAAGTGGTGGAGGGTCTAGACCCCCGGCCCGGCAAGGTGTTCATTGATGGAACCCTTGGTGGGGCAGGTCACACCCGACTGCTGCTTGAAAAGGGCGCTCAGGTGTACGGCATCGATCAGGACCCTTTTGTCACCTCCCGCACCCCCGAACTTCCCGGTCTCACCGTTCTGAAAGGCAACTACCGGGACATGGTGGACCTGATGCAGGACACCGGTGTATCACAGGTGGATGGCATTCTGCTGGACATTGGCGTTTCCAGTTTTCAGCTGGACGACGCCTCCAGAGGCTTCTCTTACCACGAGGAGGCCCCGCTGGACATGCGCATGAGCCAGGATGGCCTCTCTGCTTTTGAAGTCATCAACGAATACGACCTTGAAGACATTGCCGCCATCCTGTACGAGTACGCGGAAGAGCGTCACAGCCGCCGGATCGCCCGTTACATTGTAGAGGCACGTCAAAAGAAACCCATCGAAACCACCACCGAGCTCGCTGCAATCATCAAGCGGGCCTACCCCGGACAGCATGCCCGGGGCATCCACCCGGCCAGACGGAGTTTTCAGGCCTTGCGCATCCACGTCAATGACGAACTGGGTGCCCTGAAAGATGGCCTGCAGGCCGCAAAAACCCTCATCAAACCCGGTGGTCGCCTCGCTGTGATCAGCTTTCACAGTCTGGAAGACCGCATCGTGAAGCAATTTGTCAAAGGCAACAACGGGTTCAAACCCCTCACCAAAAGGCCCCTGGAAGCAACCGAAGAAGAACTGGAGCACAACCCCAGATCCCGCAGCGCCAAACTGCGGGTGGCAGAACGAACGGAGGAGGATGGACAGTGA
- a CDS encoding cell division protein FtsL, translating to MSWQDRAVRYMLVYFILATVLVAWRYIQRDLPTRITELQDQEEQLYNERSNLSIELQSLTSPVRIREWAVKNGMIPFSKAKKEPTDFEAPSQETLTLPQPKPLEVETQWN from the coding sequence GTGAGCTGGCAGGACCGGGCGGTTCGATACATGCTGGTGTACTTCATTCTGGCCACAGTGCTTGTGGCCTGGCGGTACATCCAGCGGGACCTGCCCACCCGGATCACCGAGCTGCAGGACCAGGAAGAACAGCTTTACAACGAACGCAGCAACCTGTCCATTGAACTGCAGTCCCTGACCAGTCCGGTGCGCATCCGGGAATGGGCCGTCAAAAACGGCATGATTCCCTTCTCAAAGGCGAAAAAAGAACCCACCGACTTTGAGGCACCCTCACAGGAGACCCTCACCCTGCCGCAACCCAAACCTCTGGAGGTCGAGACCCAGTGGAACTGA
- a CDS encoding peptidoglycan D,D-transpeptidase FtsI family protein, whose product MELKRIKIRSRVLLGFSIFMFMILVIAYAKLEWHMPTQPMLDPDVLRGRILTEDGTILAQTIRGENYGEVKRIYPQKTLAGQLIGVMGKDRGLTGLELFYEEELRSGRDVVVSIDPWVQSILESHLHKQATENMGEYGSAVVLDTHTGKILAAASWPTFDPNKWREYPDFQKQWQNRPFMDTYEPGSVVKALTIASVLNDGRLTPNTWFDTPMARRVGGATIHDSVFHPPRLDTRHVLRYSSNVGISHMVEDYSNEQMYNYFKAYGIGQEVPLENIPTQDGILYNWKNWKLIQKVNMGFGQGLTTTTLQMAAAYNVIANEGRYIAPYLVSKDRIREEREVLRPETARTMRNMLRSVIEEGIPTAASVPGYQLGGKTGTAQVVVNGRYSSEIYNSVFAGFFPSNQPRVTMVVMVHGAKKNHHGSQLAAPIFRDVAAEMLSAWGLPPEWKVMEEQKEARKNPNP is encoded by the coding sequence GTGGAACTGAAACGCATCAAAATCCGCTCCCGAGTCCTGCTGGGATTCAGCATTTTCATGTTCATGATCCTGGTGATTGCGTACGCCAAACTGGAATGGCACATGCCCACCCAGCCCATGCTGGACCCCGACGTTCTGCGTGGGCGCATCCTCACCGAAGATGGAACCATTCTCGCGCAGACCATCCGGGGCGAAAATTACGGAGAGGTCAAACGCATCTACCCACAAAAAACCCTGGCAGGCCAACTGATTGGGGTGATGGGCAAAGACAGAGGTCTGACTGGACTGGAACTGTTCTACGAGGAAGAACTGCGTTCAGGCCGGGATGTGGTGGTCTCGATTGATCCCTGGGTGCAGAGCATTCTGGAATCCCACCTGCACAAGCAGGCCACCGAAAACATGGGCGAATATGGAAGCGCTGTGGTGCTTGACACCCACACAGGCAAGATTCTGGCAGCAGCAAGCTGGCCCACATTTGATCCCAACAAGTGGCGTGAATACCCTGATTTCCAGAAACAGTGGCAGAACCGTCCCTTCATGGACACCTACGAACCTGGAAGTGTGGTCAAGGCCCTGACCATTGCCTCCGTGCTCAACGATGGCAGGCTCACCCCCAACACCTGGTTTGACACCCCAATGGCCCGCAGGGTCGGTGGGGCAACCATTCACGATTCCGTGTTCCACCCCCCCAGACTGGACACCCGCCATGTGCTCAGGTACTCCAGCAACGTGGGCATCAGCCACATGGTGGAGGACTACAGCAACGAGCAGATGTACAACTATTTCAAAGCCTACGGGATTGGACAGGAAGTTCCGCTGGAAAACATCCCCACTCAGGATGGAATTCTGTACAACTGGAAGAACTGGAAGCTGATCCAGAAGGTCAACATGGGATTCGGGCAGGGCCTGACCACCACCACCCTGCAGATGGCAGCAGCTTACAATGTCATCGCAAACGAGGGACGTTACATCGCGCCCTATCTGGTCAGCAAAGACCGCATCCGTGAAGAAAGGGAAGTGCTGCGCCCAGAAACTGCTCGCACCATGCGGAACATGCTCCGTTCGGTGATTGAAGAGGGCATTCCCACTGCTGCCAGTGTTCCCGGATACCAGTTGGGAGGCAAGACGGGCACGGCACAGGTGGTGGTCAATGGCCGTTACTCCAGCGAGATTTACAACAGTGTGTTCGCAGGATTTTTCCCGAGCAACCAGCCCAGAGTGACCATGGTGGTGATGGTGCACGGGGCCAAAAAGAACCATCACGGCTCACAACTTGCTGCCCCCATCTTCCGGGATGTTGCTGCCGAAATGCTCTCTGCCTGGGGTCTGCCTCCCGAATGGAAAGTGATGGAAGAGCAGAAAGAAGCCCGCAAGAACCCCAACCCCTGA
- the apaG gene encoding Co2+/Mg2+ efflux protein ApaG: MSVIVQVTPEFRPDASRTGLYVFSYHIRLENLLPVRIQLMARHWVIEEAQGETTVVEGEGVIGLQPVIESGASFEYSSWVQVKRLPAFMRGHYLCLNAEHEPFQVNIPMFTLRLPGEVLN, from the coding sequence ATGAGTGTCATTGTGCAAGTTACACCAGAGTTCCGACCCGACGCGTCCAGAACGGGTCTTTATGTTTTTTCCTATCACATCCGTCTGGAAAACCTGCTTCCAGTGCGCATTCAACTGATGGCCCGTCACTGGGTCATTGAAGAGGCACAGGGAGAAACCACCGTGGTGGAAGGTGAGGGTGTGATTGGGCTGCAACCCGTGATCGAGAGTGGTGCTTCTTTTGAATACAGCTCCTGGGTACAGGTAAAGCGCCTTCCTGCCTTCATGCGAGGCCATTACCTGTGCCTCAATGCTGAACATGAACCTTTTCAGGTCAACATTCCGATGTTCACTTTGAGACTTCCTGGAGAAGTGCTCAACTGA
- a CDS encoding aspartate:alanine exchanger family transporter — MISLLSENPILVVFIVATLGYLIGRVRIAGFSLGVAGVLFAGLIVSSFSPDIKLDPSIYEMGLVLFVYTIALASGPHFVAALKGSGVKYNVLVAGVLVLAPVLVFLISKAFGFKEGVMAGLFAGSLTNTPALAAVLEATKNQTDIGDPVIGYSLAYPMGVIGVLLVAHILKSVFKINYKQEARDLHMQVEELVTQAVVVRDNQVRNVRDLLQDNHWNVMFARVKRQGEVHIVYDDLVLQKNDIVSVVGAPDDVKIVVKVLGTPSDEMLEVDRSHFDFRRIFVSSDFAVGKPMSALNLRKQYGVIVTRVRRGDKDIVPTPNTVLELGDRVRVLGERANLAGVAKFFGDSYKHLSEINLLTFSLGLCIGLLLGTIQFPLPGGGTFKLGIAGGPLIVGLIFGALGRTGKLVWTVPYSANLTLRQIGVVLFLAGVGVRSGYKFVSQFNGTESLYIFLTGALVTVLTAVLTLTIGYKVLRIPMSILLGVMAGQQTQPAVLAYANEQTQNDAPNIGYASVYPLAMIMKIILVQVLLLF, encoded by the coding sequence ATGATTTCTTTGCTCAGCGAAAACCCCATCCTGGTGGTGTTTATCGTCGCAACCCTCGGGTACCTGATTGGACGGGTGCGCATTGCTGGTTTCAGCCTTGGGGTTGCAGGTGTCCTGTTTGCAGGACTGATCGTCAGTTCATTCAGCCCGGACATCAAACTGGACCCCAGCATCTACGAAATGGGTCTGGTGCTCTTCGTTTACACCATCGCCCTGGCCAGTGGTCCCCACTTTGTGGCCGCACTCAAAGGCTCTGGTGTGAAATACAACGTGCTGGTGGCCGGGGTTCTGGTTCTGGCTCCCGTGCTTGTGTTTCTGATCAGCAAGGCTTTCGGCTTCAAAGAAGGGGTGATGGCGGGTCTGTTCGCAGGAAGCCTCACCAACACCCCGGCACTTGCAGCGGTGCTCGAAGCCACCAAAAACCAGACGGACATTGGTGATCCCGTGATCGGGTACTCACTGGCCTACCCCATGGGTGTGATTGGTGTGTTGCTGGTCGCCCACATCCTCAAATCTGTTTTCAAAATCAATTACAAACAGGAAGCCAGAGACCTGCACATGCAGGTGGAGGAACTCGTTACGCAGGCCGTGGTGGTCAGAGACAACCAGGTGCGCAACGTGCGGGACCTGCTTCAGGACAACCACTGGAACGTGATGTTCGCCCGTGTGAAAAGACAGGGTGAAGTCCACATCGTCTATGACGACCTCGTGCTGCAGAAAAACGACATTGTGTCAGTGGTGGGTGCCCCCGACGACGTGAAAATCGTGGTCAAAGTCCTTGGGACACCCAGCGATGAAATGCTGGAAGTGGATCGCAGCCACTTTGACTTCAGGCGCATCTTCGTGTCAAGTGACTTCGCAGTGGGCAAACCCATGAGTGCCCTCAACCTCAGAAAACAGTACGGCGTGATCGTGACCCGGGTTCGTCGGGGCGATAAGGACATCGTTCCCACCCCCAATACCGTGCTGGAACTCGGAGACCGGGTGCGGGTGCTCGGGGAACGTGCCAACCTCGCCGGGGTGGCCAAGTTCTTCGGGGACTCCTACAAACACCTCTCAGAAATCAACCTGCTGACCTTCAGCCTGGGCCTGTGCATCGGGCTCCTGCTCGGAACCATCCAGTTCCCCCTGCCTGGAGGCGGCACCTTCAAACTCGGGATCGCAGGTGGACCCCTGATCGTGGGCCTGATCTTCGGTGCATTGGGCCGCACTGGAAAACTGGTCTGGACGGTGCCCTACAGCGCCAACCTGACCCTCAGGCAGATCGGTGTGGTGCTGTTCCTCGCTGGCGTGGGGGTGCGCAGTGGATACAAATTCGTCTCGCAATTCAATGGAACCGAGAGCCTCTACATCTTCCTGACCGGGGCGCTTGTCACTGTCCTGACCGCTGTTCTGACCCTTACCATAGGATACAAGGTACTCAGAATCCCCATGAGCATCCTGCTGGGTGTCATGGCAGGACAGCAGACACAACCTGCCGTGCTGGCCTACGCCAATGAACAGACCCAGAACGATGCTCCAAACATCGGTTACGCCAGCGTGTACCCACTTGCGATGATCATGAAGATCATCCTGGTGCAGGTGCTGCTGCTGTTCTGA
- a CDS encoding DUF2493 domain-containing protein yields MRVIIAGSRDHDHFVLQDLCQAIEESGFEITAVLVTGDDGVSELAAKWAGQHQIPILVFAREPADPTKSAAAKRNSSMADQADALICLHHGTKGSWSIMQEMRRRGKPVHEVQWSGKLGEA; encoded by the coding sequence ATGCGGGTGATCATTGCTGGCTCCAGAGACCACGACCATTTTGTTTTGCAGGACCTCTGTCAGGCCATTGAGGAGAGTGGTTTTGAGATCACAGCAGTGCTGGTCACCGGAGATGACGGCGTATCCGAACTGGCTGCAAAGTGGGCCGGGCAGCATCAGATTCCGATTCTGGTGTTCGCCAGAGAGCCAGCAGACCCCACAAAGTCAGCAGCGGCAAAACGCAATTCCAGCATGGCCGATCAGGCGGATGCCCTCATCTGCCTGCACCACGGAACCAAGGGAAGCTGGAGCATCATGCAGGAAATGCGCAGGAGGGGAAAACCTGTGCATGAGGTGCAGTGGAGCGGGAAACTTGGAGAGGCATGA
- a CDS encoding S41 family peptidase — protein sequence MFSLAFGQVFAQSPLCPPPVESVASEFAELDGTSKTLGEQARLDLLNQVVSTIRENHMTPEVGGEAWTQKVEQLRSSIMSAPDDASYHQQLRELVWSLQDHHTYYHSPAQVDRATQVNNAQDSFYGLGIQTVLNHENQMQITWVFQGSPAEQAGLKIGDIILSANGKACPSSNDIRGPEGTRVVLDVQSPGVPVRKLTGIRGMVRAHQPLMVTRLQKEPGILYIRIDNFKETAISIALRRKLTDQVRGGETRGIVLDLRNHEGGLQSETSHFLSAFLPDGQTLSIQKGRGGAERRYTASILPGDPDPLDLPIAILISDLTASAGEHIAALLRQQKGAVLLGQPTANALLSARAYDLPSYGARVWVSFEQLFLPDGTPLGLKPVEPDIVLPKTPILLPDQDEAVTRAMEVLLKR from the coding sequence ATGTTCAGTTTAGCGTTTGGTCAGGTCTTCGCCCAGTCTCCCCTTTGCCCCCCTCCAGTGGAATCCGTTGCCAGCGAGTTTGCTGAGCTGGATGGAACATCAAAGACCCTCGGTGAACAGGCTCGCCTTGACCTGCTCAATCAGGTGGTGAGCACCATCCGTGAAAACCACATGACTCCAGAGGTGGGAGGGGAAGCCTGGACGCAGAAGGTGGAACAGCTCCGGTCCAGCATCATGTCCGCACCAGACGATGCCAGTTACCACCAGCAACTGCGTGAGCTGGTCTGGAGCCTGCAGGACCACCACACCTACTACCATTCTCCAGCCCAGGTGGATCGGGCCACCCAGGTCAACAATGCCCAGGACAGCTTTTATGGCCTCGGGATACAGACCGTCCTGAACCACGAGAACCAGATGCAGATCACCTGGGTGTTTCAGGGTTCCCCTGCTGAACAGGCAGGACTGAAGATCGGGGACATCATTCTGTCGGCCAATGGCAAGGCATGTCCATCCTCCAATGACATCAGAGGACCCGAAGGCACCAGGGTGGTCCTGGACGTTCAGTCACCTGGGGTTCCTGTGCGCAAACTCACCGGAATTCGGGGCATGGTCCGGGCCCATCAGCCACTGATGGTGACTCGCCTGCAGAAAGAACCCGGCATTCTTTACATTCGCATAGACAATTTTAAGGAAACGGCGATCAGCATCGCTCTGCGCCGCAAGCTGACCGATCAGGTCAGAGGTGGCGAAACCAGGGGGATCGTACTGGACTTGCGCAACCATGAAGGTGGCTTGCAGTCTGAAACCAGCCATTTTCTGAGTGCCTTCCTGCCGGATGGCCAGACCCTTTCCATCCAGAAAGGACGGGGTGGAGCAGAGCGGCGATACACCGCATCCATCCTGCCTGGAGATCCAGATCCCCTGGACCTTCCCATCGCCATTCTGATCAGCGATTTGACCGCCAGTGCAGGGGAACACATTGCTGCATTGCTTCGCCAGCAAAAAGGGGCTGTGCTGCTGGGTCAACCCACAGCCAATGCTCTGTTGAGCGCAAGAGCTTATGATTTGCCATCCTATGGTGCACGGGTGTGGGTCAGCTTTGAACAGCTCTTTTTGCCCGATGGCACCCCTCTGGGTTTGAAACCTGTTGAACCCGACATCGTTCTGCCCAAAACCCCCATCCTCCTTCCAGATCAGGATGAAGCGGTGACCCGGGCAATGGAGGTCTTGCTCAAACGCTGA
- a CDS encoding GyrI-like domain-containing protein → MSLYRVNHRDVPEQKVICLQGVVNAFELPAFLQQGLTTLAGHAAAHQTEIAGAPFVLYHEPVNEDEAGAVELCLPVEEAVPTTEAISLKLDRAHREMYVTLKYHQVQEGNLMGAYDKIRLLMPAKGLRPEGSPREVYFNFNPTPDLNEAFLDVAFTVVPQGCCGGSLTCAGPSADQTIC, encoded by the coding sequence ATGTCGCTGTACCGAGTGAACCACCGAGACGTTCCCGAACAAAAGGTGATCTGCCTGCAGGGTGTGGTCAATGCCTTTGAACTTCCTGCTTTCCTGCAACAGGGCCTGACCACCCTGGCCGGACATGCTGCTGCCCACCAGACCGAGATTGCAGGTGCCCCCTTTGTGCTGTACCACGAACCCGTCAATGAAGATGAAGCCGGAGCGGTGGAACTGTGCTTGCCTGTGGAGGAGGCTGTTCCCACCACCGAAGCCATCTCCCTGAAACTCGACCGTGCACACCGGGAAATGTATGTGACCCTCAAGTACCATCAGGTGCAGGAAGGCAACCTGATGGGGGCATACGACAAAATCCGCCTGCTCATGCCTGCAAAGGGGTTGCGGCCTGAAGGTTCGCCGAGAGAAGTGTACTTCAACTTCAACCCCACCCCGGACCTCAACGAGGCTTTTCTGGATGTGGCCTTCACCGTGGTTCCTCAGGGATGCTGTGGTGGTTCCCTGACCTGCGCTGGGCCCAGTGCAGACCAGACCATCTGCTGA
- a CDS encoding RNHCP domain-containing protein produces MGRKFTVQGTNQGFTCAHCGLEVPALQNGSVRNHCPRCLYSLHVDIQPGDRANPCKGVMEPIGVEHNAKKGWIILHKCQKCGEVGRNKAALDDPVPDDYDLIIRLTQDREPLL; encoded by the coding sequence ATGGGAAGAAAATTCACCGTTCAGGGCACCAATCAGGGTTTCACCTGTGCCCACTGTGGTTTGGAGGTGCCTGCCCTGCAGAACGGAAGCGTTCGCAACCACTGCCCGCGCTGCCTCTACAGCCTTCACGTGGACATCCAGCCCGGAGACCGGGCCAACCCCTGCAAAGGGGTCATGGAGCCCATCGGGGTGGAACACAACGCCAAAAAAGGCTGGATCATCCTGCACAAGTGCCAGAAGTGCGGGGAGGTGGGTCGCAACAAAGCTGCTCTGGATGACCCGGTGCCAGATGATTACGACCTGATCATTCGGCTCACCCAGGACAGAGAGCCCTTGCTCTAA
- a CDS encoding prephenate dehydrogenase encodes MVTPNPFKTVVIAGVGLIGGSVALGLKGRFLADKIIGYDANPETLKLALALGVIDEGYVTPGDWAQQADLIILATPVGSLARIARDLSSHAREDAVFTDVGSVKGKVTDLLSDLRNFVPGHPMAGSEKAGVTAARASLLENAIWVLTPTANTPLPLLNRVKQLVTKLGANPVVMPPDAHDQLIATISHLPYMTALALTHMVARDERLALLAAGGFRDITRVASGDPRMSRDMVINNKEALREAISRFRKELDQLEEQLDSPEMLFESAMEGKRTRDSLPIVKRSLIPGLFDLVVAIPDKPGEIGRIANILGDKGINIKDIEVLAIREEGGALRLGFETGELLERAHAALNAVGYETRPRGLGQSSL; translated from the coding sequence ATGGTGACGCCCAACCCCTTCAAAACCGTGGTGATCGCTGGCGTGGGACTGATCGGTGGTTCGGTCGCACTCGGGCTCAAAGGCCGCTTTCTTGCAGACAAAATCATCGGCTATGACGCCAACCCTGAAACGCTGAAACTCGCACTGGCGCTGGGTGTCATTGATGAGGGTTACGTCACCCCAGGAGACTGGGCGCAGCAGGCCGACCTGATCATTCTGGCCACACCTGTGGGATCGCTGGCGCGCATTGCCCGCGACCTCTCCAGCCACGCCCGTGAGGATGCTGTTTTCACAGACGTGGGCAGTGTGAAGGGAAAAGTCACCGACCTGCTTTCCGACCTGCGAAACTTTGTTCCCGGACACCCCATGGCAGGCAGTGAAAAAGCGGGCGTCACGGCAGCAAGGGCTTCTCTGCTGGAAAATGCCATCTGGGTGCTGACCCCCACCGCCAACACGCCTCTCCCTCTGCTGAATCGGGTGAAGCAACTTGTGACCAAACTTGGCGCCAATCCTGTGGTGATGCCCCCCGATGCCCATGACCAGTTGATTGCCACCATTTCCCACCTTCCCTACATGACGGCCCTGGCCCTCACGCACATGGTGGCCCGCGATGAACGTCTGGCCCTGCTCGCTGCAGGGGGTTTCCGGGACATCACCCGAGTGGCCAGCGGCGACCCCCGCATGAGCCGCGACATGGTGATCAACAACAAAGAAGCCCTCAGGGAAGCCATTTCCAGGTTCCGCAAGGAACTGGACCAGCTCGAAGAACAATTGGACAGCCCTGAAATGCTCTTCGAGTCCGCGATGGAAGGGAAACGCACCAGAGACAGCCTGCCCATCGTGAAACGCAGCCTGATCCCTGGCCTGTTTGATCTGGTGGTCGCCATTCCAGACAAACCCGGCGAGATTGGCCGCATCGCCAACATCCTTGGAGACAAAGGCATCAACATCAAAGACATCGAAGTGCTGGCCATTCGTGAAGAGGGCGGTGCTCTGCGCCTCGGGTTTGAGACAGGAGAGCTGCTGGAACGTGCCCATGCCGCCCTCAATGCAGTGGGATATGAAACCAGACCGAGAGGGCTGGGACAGTCTTCGCTCTAG